In Pseudoalteromonas sp. '520P1 No. 423', the following proteins share a genomic window:
- a CDS encoding LacI family DNA-binding transcriptional regulator, protein MSEKSTSKSVTVFDVAREAGVSKSTVSLVLTQSEKVSDKAKLKVEKAIEKTGYVYNRDAASLRSRRSNLVAIVINDLTNPYSAQLAVGLEEQIRKMGMFSMLVNSGENVETQQQLVRNLKEYNVAAFIICPAPGTTADWTNKLVEQGFPVVNIMREISGAKVATVLPDNFSGTKLSTEHLLGKGYRKIAFIGGLESISDYHQRLSGFTEAMLLADVEFSKKVCIQSETNRNGGRKAMGELLEVEPNIEAVVCFNDVIAYGAIEHMRSIGKNPKKDIAIVGFDDLEDSKLMSPALSTVHVDATKIGIAVCHILSNIKDSNRNKVLVNVDFIERETS, encoded by the coding sequence ATGAGTGAAAAATCAACCTCAAAAAGTGTCACTGTATTTGATGTAGCCAGAGAGGCTGGCGTATCTAAATCGACAGTTTCTTTAGTGCTTACTCAAAGTGAAAAGGTAAGCGATAAAGCTAAATTAAAAGTAGAAAAAGCAATTGAAAAAACAGGTTATGTGTATAACCGAGATGCTGCATCATTGCGGAGTCGTCGCTCTAATTTAGTCGCTATTGTCATTAATGATTTAACAAATCCATATTCAGCACAGCTTGCTGTGGGTTTAGAAGAACAAATTCGTAAAATGGGTATGTTTTCTATGCTAGTAAATAGTGGCGAAAATGTAGAAACGCAACAACAGCTTGTCAGAAACTTAAAAGAATATAATGTGGCAGCTTTTATTATATGTCCTGCTCCGGGAACAACTGCTGATTGGACTAATAAATTAGTGGAACAAGGATTCCCAGTTGTTAATATCATGCGTGAAATATCGGGTGCTAAAGTCGCTACGGTTTTACCTGATAACTTTTCAGGCACTAAATTATCAACAGAGCACTTATTGGGTAAAGGCTATCGTAAAATCGCATTTATTGGCGGTTTAGAGTCAATTTCGGATTATCATCAGAGATTGTCTGGATTTACAGAAGCAATGCTTTTGGCTGATGTCGAATTCTCTAAAAAAGTATGTATTCAATCTGAAACTAATCGTAATGGTGGCCGTAAAGCGATGGGTGAATTACTTGAAGTAGAGCCAAATATTGAAGCTGTTGTCTGCTTTAATGACGTAATTGCTTATGGTGCTATAGAGCATATGCGCTCAATTGGTAAAAATCCAAAGAAAGATATCGCTATTGTGGGGTTTGATGATTTAGAAGATTCTAAATTAATGTCTCCTGCATTGTCTACTGTGCATGTTGACGCAACCAAAATAGGTATTGCAGTGTGTCATATCTTAAGTAATATCAAAGACAGTAACCGAAATAAAGTCTTAGTTAATGTTGATTTTATTGAACGAGAAACAAGCTAA